A stretch of the Comamonas testosteroni TK102 genome encodes the following:
- a CDS encoding enoyl-CoA hydratase/isomerase family protein, whose protein sequence is MTQVLEIERLPLGNGFVEWWRLNSPETRNALSDELVRALRDHAARAQRDSQLRVVVLCGNGGHFCAGGSLGGFASSIGSPLPAGAQDPLVQVNREFGQLLQQLAELPQLLIAAVQGAAMGGGVGLVCVADRVVADQQAVFATPEVTLGIVPAQIAPFVLRRLGDGLARQWLLGGQRWTASQAQQAGLVQAVIQATDAVHWQSQLQQQLEICAQAAPQAVAATKKLLAAIGGQSLDASLNQGAQAFASALRSAEAGAGLKAFSSKQPAPWTCKAGGTS, encoded by the coding sequence ATGACTCAGGTGCTTGAAATCGAACGCCTGCCCTTGGGCAACGGCTTTGTGGAATGGTGGCGTCTGAACTCGCCGGAAACCCGCAATGCGCTGAGCGACGAGCTGGTGCGGGCCTTGCGAGATCACGCCGCCAGAGCGCAGAGGGATTCACAGCTGCGCGTGGTGGTGCTGTGCGGTAACGGCGGGCATTTCTGTGCGGGCGGCAGCCTGGGCGGCTTCGCCAGCAGCATAGGCTCGCCGCTGCCTGCGGGGGCGCAGGATCCGCTGGTTCAGGTCAACCGCGAGTTTGGTCAGCTGCTGCAGCAACTGGCAGAGCTGCCCCAGCTGCTGATCGCTGCCGTGCAGGGGGCGGCCATGGGCGGCGGTGTGGGGCTGGTCTGCGTGGCCGACCGGGTGGTAGCGGATCAGCAGGCCGTCTTTGCCACGCCCGAGGTGACGCTGGGCATTGTGCCCGCGCAGATTGCGCCTTTTGTGCTGCGCCGGCTGGGCGACGGCTTGGCGCGTCAATGGCTGCTGGGCGGCCAGCGCTGGACCGCAAGTCAGGCACAGCAGGCAGGCCTGGTTCAGGCCGTGATCCAGGCCACAGACGCTGTCCACTGGCAGAGCCAGCTGCAGCAGCAGCTCGAGATCTGCGCCCAGGCCGCACCACAGGCGGTGGCCGCCACCAAAAAGCTGCTGGCAGCCATTGGGGGGCAAAGTCTGGATGCATCGCTTAACCAGGGCGCGCAGGCCTTTGCCAGTGCGCTGCGCAGCGCTGAAGCGGGGGCAGGGCTCAAGGCCTTTTCCAGCAAGCAGCCCGCTCCCTGGACCTGCAAGGCAGGAGGCACATCATGA
- a CDS encoding acyl-CoA dehydrogenase family protein, with translation MQWTHEHLEVRKTLKRYIDEKINPYVDAWEEEEIFPAHQVFKGLGDLGLLGLTKPEAYGGSGLDYSYSLMMAETLGHIRCGGVPMAIGVQTDMCTPALARFGSDGLREQFLAPAIAGEMVGCIGVSEPGAGSDVSGIRSHARKDGDDYVISGQKMWITNSIQADWMCMLVNTSEGPVHKNKSLIMVPLREGPRGKLTKGVEVAQKLRKIGMNSSDTGLLFFDEVRVPQRYLVGQEGQGFIYQMQQFQEERLWASASGLLAMEDCIQQTIEWAQQRQMFGSTLIDQQWVQFKLAELQTEVEALRALTYRAAQIYMAGQDALQLASMAKLKSGRLTREVADTCLQFWGGMGFTWDNRVSRLYRDGRLGSIGGGADEVMLGIIGKTMGLIKRQAH, from the coding sequence ATGCAGTGGACCCACGAACATCTGGAAGTGCGCAAGACCCTCAAGCGCTATATCGACGAGAAGATCAATCCCTATGTCGACGCCTGGGAGGAAGAGGAAATCTTTCCCGCACACCAGGTCTTCAAGGGTCTGGGCGATCTGGGCTTGCTGGGCCTGACCAAGCCCGAAGCCTATGGTGGCTCAGGTCTGGACTATTCCTATAGCCTGATGATGGCCGAGACTCTGGGGCATATCCGCTGCGGCGGCGTGCCCATGGCCATTGGCGTGCAGACCGATATGTGCACGCCCGCACTGGCACGCTTTGGCAGCGATGGATTGCGCGAGCAGTTCCTGGCTCCCGCCATTGCGGGGGAGATGGTGGGCTGCATAGGCGTGAGCGAGCCCGGTGCGGGCAGCGATGTCTCGGGCATCAGAAGCCATGCTCGCAAGGATGGCGACGACTACGTCATCAGCGGCCAGAAGATGTGGATCACCAACAGCATTCAGGCGGACTGGATGTGCATGCTGGTCAACACCAGCGAGGGGCCGGTGCACAAGAACAAGAGTCTCATCATGGTGCCGCTGCGCGAGGGGCCACGCGGCAAGCTGACCAAGGGAGTGGAAGTGGCGCAGAAGCTGCGCAAGATCGGCATGAACTCCTCGGACACGGGCCTGCTGTTCTTTGACGAGGTGCGCGTGCCGCAGCGCTACCTGGTGGGACAGGAGGGCCAGGGCTTCATCTATCAGATGCAGCAGTTTCAGGAGGAGCGGCTCTGGGCCTCGGCCAGCGGCCTGCTCGCCATGGAGGACTGCATTCAGCAGACCATCGAGTGGGCACAGCAGCGGCAGATGTTCGGCAGCACTCTGATCGATCAGCAATGGGTGCAGTTCAAGCTGGCCGAGCTGCAGACCGAGGTCGAGGCTTTGCGCGCACTGACCTATCGTGCCGCACAGATCTATATGGCGGGACAGGATGCGCTGCAACTGGCCAGCATGGCCAAGCTCAAGTCGGGTCGGCTGACGCGCGAAGTGGCCGATACCTGTCTGCAGTTCTGGGGCGGCATGGGCTTCACCTGGGACAACCGTGTCTCGCGCCTGTACCGCGACGGGCGTCTGGGCTCTATAGGCGGCGGTGCCGACGAGGTCATGCTGGGCATCATCGGCAAGACCATGGGGCTGATCAAGCGCCAGGCGCACTGA
- a CDS encoding class I adenylate-forming enzyme family protein codes for MIEMSLTKEARRIRRIALGDLLYRTARKFGSRTALVDGTERISYAELDARSSRFAHYLLSTLGPGKQIGMLCANSIDMVVACNAIHKAGQVWVPVNIKLELSSIDYILRHAEVSAVVVDQELLALPGLAELLQQLQLPLIIARVQQPQVQQGLSGLSLAQAEAGQADTLPEVDIDDNQAALLMYTSGTTGNPKGVVHSHLSVYAAVKGNIDEMKYDEADVLSGWLPLFHCAQHALVQTALATGACTVLTRQFVPAEVGQLVIKEGVTIFVGLPLMYAAVLADPGFAPTTIRQCIYAMAPIPKPLIAQIAQRMCRNISLATGQTEIYPATMTFHPLLNVECDANFWGRSLSTCETAVMDDGGNLLGPGQIGEIVHRGPNAMLGYFKDPKATAEAQKFGWHHTGDLGMWDAQGRMEFIDRKKDMIKTGGENVASVKVEAVVLAHPEVAAAAVFGLPHPHWSEAVCAFVLRKPGAQVDSESILAHCRHHLSGFEMPKLVHFVEAFPSTATGKVQKNVMRRQFEQLARELWGT; via the coding sequence ATGATCGAGATGAGTCTGACGAAGGAGGCACGGCGCATCCGGCGCATTGCGCTGGGTGATCTGCTCTACCGCACGGCGCGCAAGTTCGGCAGCCGTACGGCGCTGGTCGATGGCACCGAACGCATCAGCTATGCCGAGCTGGATGCGCGAAGTTCGCGTTTCGCGCACTATCTGCTGTCAACGCTGGGGCCTGGCAAGCAGATAGGCATGCTGTGCGCCAATTCCATAGACATGGTGGTGGCCTGCAACGCCATTCACAAAGCAGGGCAGGTGTGGGTGCCCGTCAATATCAAGCTGGAGTTATCGAGCATCGACTACATCCTGCGGCATGCAGAGGTGTCGGCAGTAGTGGTCGATCAGGAGTTGCTGGCCCTGCCAGGACTGGCCGAGCTTTTGCAGCAGCTGCAACTGCCTCTGATCATTGCGCGCGTGCAACAGCCGCAAGTGCAGCAAGGGCTGTCTGGCCTGTCTCTGGCGCAGGCAGAGGCAGGTCAGGCCGATACCTTGCCCGAGGTCGATATCGACGACAACCAGGCCGCCTTGCTCATGTACACCAGCGGCACCACGGGCAATCCCAAGGGCGTGGTGCATTCCCATCTCTCTGTCTATGCGGCGGTCAAGGGCAATATCGACGAGATGAAATATGACGAGGCCGATGTGCTCAGCGGCTGGCTTCCCCTGTTCCACTGCGCTCAGCATGCGCTGGTACAGACCGCGCTGGCGACAGGCGCCTGCACCGTGCTGACGCGGCAGTTCGTGCCTGCCGAGGTGGGACAGTTGGTCATCAAGGAGGGTGTGACGATCTTTGTCGGCCTGCCCCTGATGTATGCGGCGGTACTGGCGGATCCGGGTTTTGCGCCGACCACCATACGGCAATGCATCTATGCCATGGCGCCCATTCCCAAACCCCTGATCGCCCAGATTGCGCAGCGCATGTGCCGCAATATTTCCCTGGCCACGGGGCAGACCGAGATCTATCCGGCCACCATGACTTTCCACCCCCTGCTCAATGTCGAATGCGATGCCAATTTCTGGGGGCGTTCCCTCAGTACTTGCGAGACCGCCGTCATGGATGACGGTGGCAATCTGCTCGGACCGGGCCAGATCGGCGAGATCGTGCATCGCGGCCCCAATGCCATGCTGGGCTATTTCAAGGACCCCAAGGCGACGGCCGAGGCGCAGAAGTTCGGCTGGCACCATACCGGCGACCTGGGCATGTGGGACGCGCAGGGCCGCATGGAGTTCATCGACCGCAAGAAGGACATGATCAAGACCGGCGGTGAAAACGTCGCCAGCGTGAAGGTCGAAGCTGTGGTGCTGGCTCACCCGGAAGTGGCGGCCGCTGCCGTGTTCGGCCTGCCGCATCCCCACTGGAGCGAGGCGGTCTGTGCCTTTGTCTTGCGCAAGCCGGGGGCGCAGGTGGACTCGGAGTCGATTCTGGCCCATTGCCGCCATCACCTCAGCGGGTTCGAGATGCCCAAGCTGGTGCATTTCGTGGAGGCCTTTCCGTCCACGGCCACGGGCAAGGTGCAGAAGAACGTGATGCGCCGCCAGTTCGAGCAACTGGCCAGGGAATTGTGGGGCACCTGA
- a CDS encoding 3-keto-5-aminohexanoate cleavage protein, with protein sequence MSNKAIITCSITGVLTDPNQHHVPVTPEQLAQEARRAYDAGASVVHVHFRRQEEGKGHLPSWDPAVARACVDAMRAACPELIINQTTGVVGPDYQGPLDCLRATRPEMAACNAGSLNYLKTRSDGSWAWPPMLFDNQPAKVQDFLDVMAETHTLPEFECFDVGIVRCVGMYVETGMYQGLPEYNFVMGVESGMPADPDLLPILLKLKIKDAPWQTTLIGRSEIWPTHLRTAELGGHLRSGLEDTFYLPDGSKVASNAPLIEQLAHYARDVGREVATPREARQMLHLAA encoded by the coding sequence ATGTCCAATAAAGCCATTATTACCTGTTCCATTACCGGGGTGCTGACCGACCCGAATCAGCATCATGTGCCGGTGACGCCAGAGCAGCTGGCGCAGGAAGCACGCCGAGCCTATGACGCTGGCGCGTCCGTGGTGCATGTGCACTTCAGGCGCCAGGAAGAGGGCAAGGGGCATCTGCCCAGCTGGGACCCGGCAGTGGCCAGGGCCTGCGTGGATGCCATGCGTGCAGCCTGCCCTGAGCTGATCATCAATCAGACCACCGGCGTGGTTGGCCCCGATTACCAGGGGCCGCTGGACTGTCTGCGTGCCACGCGACCCGAGATGGCGGCCTGCAATGCGGGCTCGCTCAACTATCTCAAAACCCGCAGCGACGGAAGCTGGGCCTGGCCGCCCATGCTGTTCGACAATCAGCCCGCCAAGGTGCAGGACTTTCTGGATGTGATGGCCGAGACCCACACGCTGCCCGAGTTCGAGTGCTTTGACGTGGGCATCGTGCGCTGCGTGGGCATGTATGTGGAAACCGGCATGTATCAGGGCCTGCCTGAATACAACTTCGTGATGGGGGTGGAGTCGGGCATGCCGGCCGATCCCGATCTGCTGCCCATTCTGCTCAAGCTCAAGATCAAGGATGCGCCCTGGCAGACCACGCTGATCGGGCGCAGCGAAATCTGGCCCACCCATCTGCGCACGGCCGAGCTCGGCGGACATCTGCGCAGCGGGCTGGAGGACACTTTCTATCTGCCGGACGGCAGCAAGGTAGCATCCAACGCTCCGCTGATCGAGCAGCTGGCGCACTATGCGCGTGATGTGGGGCGTGAAGTCGCCACTCCCAGGGAAGCCAGGCAGATGCTGCATCTTGCAGCATGA
- a CDS encoding SDR family oxidoreductase: MKVAVITGAASGIGAGLAKKAVALGMQVVVADRDQAGLEKVVLELGDQALAVVTDVTSQASLDALADKAYAAFGQVDLLFNNAGVLSTGNSWEISDARWQQAWQVNVNGIVNGLRAFVPRLLKAERPARIINTASVGGFLPSAMMTPYSATKFAVVALTEGLAGELAAINPQIKVSLLAPGPVKTAIFREAPDAASAQFHGMMTHMLDENGLDTDEFAKRVFAAIERGEYWIVPQPEMLDPLLKARNKLIETRADPVLSWARETA, encoded by the coding sequence ATGAAAGTTGCTGTCATCACCGGCGCAGCCAGTGGAATTGGTGCAGGCCTTGCCAAAAAAGCCGTCGCCCTTGGAATGCAGGTCGTGGTTGCCGACCGCGACCAGGCGGGTCTTGAGAAAGTCGTGCTGGAGTTGGGAGATCAGGCATTGGCCGTGGTCACCGATGTCACCAGTCAGGCATCGCTGGATGCATTGGCCGACAAGGCCTATGCCGCTTTCGGTCAGGTCGATCTGCTGTTCAACAACGCAGGAGTGCTGAGCACCGGCAATAGCTGGGAAATCAGCGATGCCAGGTGGCAGCAGGCCTGGCAGGTCAATGTCAACGGCATCGTCAACGGCCTGCGCGCTTTTGTACCGCGCCTGCTCAAGGCAGAGCGGCCGGCCCGCATCATCAACACGGCATCGGTGGGCGGCTTTCTACCCAGCGCCATGATGACGCCCTACTCTGCCACCAAGTTTGCGGTGGTCGCGCTGACCGAAGGCCTGGCCGGCGAACTCGCGGCCATCAATCCGCAGATCAAGGTCTCGCTGCTGGCGCCTGGCCCCGTCAAGACCGCCATCTTCCGGGAAGCACCTGATGCAGCGTCGGCGCAGTTTCACGGCATGATGACCCATATGCTCGATGAAAACGGACTGGACACCGACGAGTTTGCCAAGCGCGTCTTTGCAGCCATCGAGCGCGGTGAATACTGGATCGTGCCCCAGCCCGAGATGCTGGACCCGCTGCTCAAGGCACGCAACAAGCTCATCGAAACCCGCGCCGACCCGGTCCTGAGCTGGGCGCGCGAGACCGCGTGA
- a CDS encoding SDR family oxidoreductase, whose translation MNVQFDFSGRHVMVFGGTTGINLGIAQNYAMAGARVSVVSRKQTNVDAALATLGAQAFGVVADVRDELAVGAALAQAVACHGPVDVLVSGAAGNFLAPAEQMSSNAFKVVVDIDLLGSFHVARQALAHLRQPGASLIFITAPQSTVPMMYQAHVCAAKAGVDHLARVLALEWGAKGIRVNAISPGPIEGTEGMRRLAPQGAEGDALVRAMVPLGRMGTTADIAQLAMFLGSDAASYISGTVIACDGGAQGQLSPMVAAAAMAMPKQA comes from the coding sequence ATGAATGTGCAATTCGACTTTTCGGGCCGCCACGTGATGGTGTTTGGCGGCACTACCGGCATCAACCTGGGCATTGCCCAAAACTACGCGATGGCCGGGGCCAGGGTATCGGTCGTCAGCCGCAAGCAGACCAATGTGGATGCAGCCCTGGCGACGCTGGGCGCTCAGGCCTTCGGCGTGGTGGCCGACGTGCGCGATGAGCTGGCGGTGGGCGCGGCGCTGGCGCAGGCCGTGGCCTGCCATGGGCCGGTCGACGTGTTGGTGTCTGGCGCAGCCGGCAACTTCCTCGCCCCTGCGGAGCAGATGTCGTCCAACGCCTTCAAGGTGGTGGTGGACATCGATCTGCTGGGCAGCTTTCATGTCGCGCGTCAGGCTCTGGCGCATCTGCGCCAGCCCGGGGCGAGCCTGATCTTCATCACCGCACCGCAGTCCACCGTGCCCATGATGTATCAGGCCCATGTCTGTGCCGCCAAGGCTGGAGTGGACCATCTGGCGCGTGTGCTGGCGCTGGAGTGGGGCGCCAAGGGCATTCGTGTGAATGCCATTTCGCCCGGACCCATCGAGGGCACGGAAGGCATGCGCCGCCTGGCCCCGCAAGGTGCCGAGGGGGATGCGTTGGTGCGCGCCATGGTGCCGCTGGGGCGCATGGGAACGACTGCAGATATTGCCCAGCTGGCCATGTTTCTGGGCAGCGATGCTGCCAGCTATATCTCCGGCACGGTCATTGCCTGTGACGGCGGGGCGCAGGGCCAGCTCTCGCCCATGGTTGCCGCCGCCGCCATGGCAATGCCGAAGCAGGCTTAG
- a CDS encoding acyl-CoA dehydrogenase family protein, with the protein MTDAAEREMLYDLVRRFAREHIAPHVTAWDEAGEFPRQLYRQAAELGLLGIGYPEELGGTAATHSLRAALWLALCRHGGSGGVLASLLSHNIGLPPVVALGSDVLKQQVVPEVLAGRKIAALAITEPGGGSDVAALRTRARREGDEYVIEGEKTFITSGMRADWITVAVRTGEERGACGISLILVPGDSAGLRRSPLHKMGWQCSDTAHLFFEGVRVPASHLLGVEGEGFRAIMHNFNGERLGIACAALGFAQACYDEALAWAQQRQTFGVTLNQHQVIRHKLVDMQQRLRSTEAWINAVCAGADGGDSGADWVGEVCVLKNHATQTMQFCADTAVQILGGMGFMRGTLSERIYREVKVLTIGGGTEEIMKELAARQWRI; encoded by the coding sequence ATGACGGATGCCGCCGAACGCGAAATGCTCTATGACCTGGTGCGCCGCTTCGCGCGCGAGCACATCGCTCCCCATGTCACGGCCTGGGACGAGGCCGGCGAGTTCCCGCGCCAGCTCTATCGCCAGGCCGCCGAGCTGGGGCTGCTGGGCATCGGCTACCCCGAGGAGCTCGGCGGTACCGCGGCCACGCACAGCCTGCGTGCCGCCCTGTGGCTGGCACTGTGCCGCCACGGCGGCAGCGGCGGCGTGCTGGCCAGCTTGTTGTCGCACAACATCGGCCTGCCGCCCGTGGTGGCTCTGGGCAGCGATGTGCTCAAGCAGCAGGTGGTGCCCGAGGTGCTGGCAGGCCGCAAGATCGCGGCGCTGGCGATTACCGAACCCGGCGGTGGATCGGACGTGGCAGCACTGCGCACCAGGGCCAGGCGCGAGGGCGACGAGTATGTGATCGAGGGCGAGAAGACCTTCATTACCTCGGGCATGCGTGCCGACTGGATCACGGTAGCGGTGCGCACGGGCGAGGAGAGAGGTGCTTGCGGCATCTCCCTGATCCTGGTGCCCGGGGACAGCGCAGGGCTCAGACGCAGCCCGCTGCACAAGATGGGCTGGCAATGCTCGGACACGGCCCATCTGTTCTTTGAAGGCGTGCGCGTGCCAGCCAGTCATCTGCTCGGGGTCGAGGGCGAGGGCTTTCGCGCCATCATGCACAACTTCAACGGCGAGCGCCTGGGCATTGCCTGCGCTGCGCTGGGCTTTGCCCAGGCCTGCTATGACGAGGCGCTGGCCTGGGCGCAGCAGCGCCAGACTTTTGGCGTGACGCTCAATCAGCATCAGGTCATACGGCACAAGCTGGTGGACATGCAGCAGCGCCTGCGCAGCACCGAAGCCTGGATCAACGCAGTCTGCGCAGGTGCCGACGGCGGCGATAGCGGGGCGGACTGGGTGGGCGAGGTCTGTGTGCTCAAGAACCACGCCACCCAGACCATGCAGTTCTGCGCCGACACGGCGGTGCAGATTTTGGGCGGCATGGGCTTTATGCGCGGCACGCTGAGCGAGCGCATTTACCGCGAAGTCAAGGTGCTGACGATTGGCGGCGGCACCGAGGAAATCATGAAAGAGCTTGCCGCGCGCCAGTGGCGTATCTAG
- a CDS encoding acetyl/propionyl/methylcrotonyl-CoA carboxylase subunit alpha → MKRILIANRGEIALRIMATARRMGIETVAVYSDADAQSLHVQQSTQAYALGGLTSAQSYLDVNKLLAAAKATGADAVHPGYGFLSEDAGFAEAVQQAGLIWIGPPPAAIRQLGSKAAAKQLAKAHGVPCLSGYEGDDQSDARFADEAAMIGYPVMVKAVAGGGGRGMRLVESAQQLHAALNSARSEALAGFGNGDLLVERAVMHPRHVEVQVFADGHGHVIHLGERDCSVQRRHQKIIEEAPSPAVNAEQREHMGNCAVALAKAAGYVGAGTVEFLVEGRQFYLMEMNTRLQVEHPVTEALTGLDLVEWQIRVACGEALPLTQQQVRLDGHAIEVRLCAEDESFQPHTGVVRHFSAPEAAVFSSAPLRFDHALHTGSEVTPYYDAMLGKLIVHAPTREQAIDRLIHALGSLSVLGLPTNRAFLIECLNDEVFRRGQALISYLASDAPRLQQLLRDKEVLAHQHWGALCAVGQRPGPLACSYAQLRKLQHRGRTQELVLRPETEDSWLLQRHGAEPALLQVDALLAHGWRARSAGLSQTVQAVELPAGQGGARWHLQAGDVDWWVEDASYAPPENAAAVGQTAELRAPFNGRVVQLGVQDGQVLKAGDVVVVIESMKLEHSLSVRADCRVEAVLVHAGQQVAPGQVLLKLLPMPGGPT, encoded by the coding sequence ATGAAGCGCATTTTGATTGCCAATCGTGGCGAGATTGCGCTGCGCATCATGGCCACGGCGAGGCGCATGGGCATAGAGACCGTGGCGGTGTACTCGGATGCGGATGCGCAAAGCCTCCATGTGCAACAGTCCACGCAGGCCTATGCACTGGGTGGGCTGACATCGGCACAGAGCTATCTGGACGTGAACAAGCTGCTGGCAGCGGCCAAGGCGACAGGGGCCGATGCCGTACACCCTGGCTACGGATTTCTCAGCGAGGATGCCGGCTTTGCCGAGGCCGTTCAGCAAGCGGGCCTGATCTGGATTGGCCCGCCGCCGGCCGCGATCCGCCAGCTCGGCAGCAAGGCCGCTGCCAAGCAACTGGCCAAGGCCCATGGCGTGCCCTGTCTGTCGGGCTACGAAGGCGATGACCAGAGCGATGCGCGCTTTGCCGACGAAGCAGCCATGATTGGCTACCCCGTCATGGTCAAGGCCGTGGCCGGTGGCGGTGGGCGCGGCATGCGGCTGGTGGAAAGTGCCCAGCAGCTGCATGCCGCTCTGAACAGCGCACGTTCCGAAGCCCTGGCTGGCTTCGGCAATGGTGACTTGCTGGTGGAGCGTGCCGTCATGCACCCGCGTCATGTGGAAGTGCAGGTGTTTGCCGACGGGCACGGCCATGTGATTCATCTGGGGGAGCGCGATTGCTCGGTTCAGCGCCGCCACCAGAAGATCATCGAGGAAGCCCCCAGTCCGGCCGTCAATGCGGAGCAGCGCGAGCACATGGGCAACTGCGCCGTGGCCCTGGCCAAGGCCGCAGGTTATGTGGGGGCAGGTACGGTGGAATTCCTGGTCGAAGGCCGGCAGTTCTATCTGATGGAGATGAATACCAGACTGCAGGTCGAGCATCCTGTGACCGAGGCACTGACGGGCCTTGATCTGGTCGAATGGCAGATTCGCGTGGCGTGCGGCGAAGCCTTGCCGCTGACGCAGCAGCAGGTTCGTCTCGACGGCCATGCCATCGAAGTGCGGCTGTGCGCCGAAGACGAAAGCTTTCAACCCCATACCGGCGTGGTGCGGCATTTCTCGGCACCCGAGGCCGCCGTCTTCAGCAGCGCGCCGCTGCGCTTTGACCATGCGTTGCACACCGGCAGCGAGGTCACTCCTTATTACGACGCCATGCTGGGCAAGCTGATCGTCCATGCGCCAACGCGAGAGCAAGCCATCGACCGGCTGATTCATGCGCTGGGCAGCCTCTCGGTGCTGGGCTTGCCGACCAATCGCGCCTTTCTGATTGAGTGCCTGAACGACGAGGTGTTCAGGCGGGGCCAGGCACTGATCTCCTATCTGGCGAGCGATGCGCCACGCTTGCAGCAGCTGCTGCGGGACAAGGAAGTCCTGGCACACCAGCACTGGGGAGCGTTGTGCGCCGTGGGCCAAAGGCCTGGGCCGCTGGCCTGCAGCTATGCCCAGTTGCGCAAGCTGCAGCACCGGGGGCGGACGCAGGAGCTGGTGCTGAGGCCCGAGACCGAAGACAGCTGGTTGCTGCAGCGGCACGGCGCCGAGCCTGCGTTGTTGCAGGTCGACGCGTTGCTGGCCCATGGCTGGCGAGCGAGATCGGCGGGCCTGAGCCAGACCGTGCAGGCCGTGGAGCTGCCCGCCGGGCAGGGCGGGGCGCGCTGGCATCTGCAGGCAGGCGACGTGGACTGGTGGGTCGAAGATGCAAGCTATGCCCCACCGGAGAATGCAGCGGCAGTGGGCCAGACCGCAGAGCTGCGCGCCCCGTTCAACGGCCGGGTGGTGCAACTGGGCGTGCAGGACGGGCAGGTGCTGAAGGCCGGCGATGTGGTCGTGGTCATTGAGTCCATGAAGCTGGAGCACAGCCTGAGCGTGAGGGCCGACTGCCGGGTGGAGGCCGTGCTGGTCCATGCCGGCCAGCAGGTGGCGCCGGGCCAGGTTCTGCTGAAACTGCTGCCCATGCCTGGAGGACCCACATGA
- a CDS encoding class I adenylate-forming enzyme family protein, whose amino-acid sequence MNACTPPRTVAQAVAQTVAAHPGRTAYIDQGRSYSWQRVDVMAGAWVAHLSSLGLRHGDRIGIILPNGLPWVLSYLAAAKTGLVVVGLSVRYRDAELDFMLQDSQVKAVLAPREFAGFDYQSYLAQARQRLAVLEHLLWVDEGFEQPLKSGAKVPPAGPGPAPDDLLMIIYTSGTTGRPKAAGLTHRSQLGSALAQHAHVRAAADDVVQLAMPLNHVGGITCGVLTMLLAGGCCELVPMFSPEALLRMAQKHPPTWLVGVPTMLTLLLMHPLLAEVDMSRLRLIVVGGSNVEPVLLQRLQQQFAGVSIMNLYGLSETSGAIAMTPWQADQQALLHSIGKPLQGAQLRVAGADGEELRAGEVGELWFRGAGVIPAYVGQQQNEEVFAGGWLHSGDLGLVDEQGLIHLKGRQKDMFIQGGFNVYPSEVEGVIASHAGVLMVAGIGVPDPLLGEVGRYYIVTRPGASVNEEALLAHCRRQLADYKLPRQLVFRAELPLTPAGKIQKALLRAEECLP is encoded by the coding sequence ATGAACGCTTGTACTCCTCCCCGGACCGTGGCCCAGGCAGTGGCGCAGACCGTGGCCGCGCACCCAGGCAGGACCGCCTACATCGACCAGGGGCGCAGCTACAGCTGGCAGCGGGTGGATGTGATGGCCGGCGCCTGGGTTGCTCATCTGTCCTCGCTGGGTCTGCGGCACGGTGATCGCATCGGCATCATTCTGCCCAATGGTCTGCCCTGGGTGCTGAGCTATCTGGCTGCGGCGAAGACGGGGCTGGTCGTGGTGGGCCTCAGCGTCCGATACCGCGATGCCGAGCTGGACTTCATGCTGCAGGACAGCCAGGTCAAGGCCGTGCTTGCACCGCGCGAGTTTGCCGGCTTCGACTACCAGAGCTATCTGGCGCAGGCCCGTCAGCGTCTTGCGGTGCTGGAGCATCTGCTGTGGGTGGATGAAGGATTCGAGCAGCCGCTGAAGTCCGGCGCAAAAGTCCCGCCTGCAGGCCCCGGCCCTGCACCGGATGACCTGCTGATGATCATCTACACCTCGGGCACCACAGGCAGGCCCAAGGCCGCAGGGCTGACGCACCGCTCCCAGCTGGGCTCGGCGCTGGCGCAGCATGCGCATGTGAGGGCTGCGGCGGACGATGTGGTGCAGCTGGCCATGCCGCTCAACCATGTGGGCGGCATTACCTGCGGGGTGCTGACCATGCTGCTGGCGGGCGGCTGCTGCGAGCTGGTGCCCATGTTCAGCCCCGAAGCCTTGCTGAGGATGGCGCAAAAGCACCCTCCGACCTGGCTGGTGGGCGTGCCGACCATGCTGACGCTGCTGCTCATGCATCCGCTTCTGGCCGAGGTGGACATGAGCCGGCTGCGCCTGATCGTGGTGGGCGGCTCGAATGTGGAGCCAGTGCTGCTGCAGCGGCTGCAGCAGCAGTTTGCGGGCGTGAGCATCATGAATCTCTACGGTCTGTCCGAGACTTCGGGTGCCATCGCGATGACGCCCTGGCAGGCAGATCAGCAAGCCCTGCTTCACAGCATAGGCAAGCCGCTGCAAGGGGCGCAGCTGCGCGTGGCCGGGGCCGATGGTGAGGAGCTGCGGGCCGGAGAGGTGGGTGAGCTTTGGTTTCGCGGTGCCGGGGTGATTCCTGCCTATGTGGGGCAGCAGCAGAACGAAGAGGTATTTGCCGGCGGCTGGCTGCATTCGGGTGATCTGGGACTGGTCGATGAGCAGGGCTTGATCCACCTCAAGGGACGGCAAAAGGACATGTTCATACAGGGCGGCTTCAACGTCTATCCCAGCGAGGTGGAGGGCGTGATTGCCAGTCATGCGGGCGTGCTGATGGTGGCCGGCATCGGCGTGCCGGACCCTTTGCTGGGAGAGGTGGGGCGCTACTACATCGTCACCAGGCCCGGAGCCAGCGTGAACGAGGAGGCGCTGCTCGCGCATTGCCGCCGGCAACTGGCGGACTACAAGCTGCCGCGCCAGCTGGTGTTTCGCGCCGAGCTGCCGCTGACCCCGGCAGGAAAGATCCAGAAAGCCTTGCTGCGTGCAGAGGAGTGCCTTCCATGA